From Halobacteriovorax sp. GB3, a single genomic window includes:
- a CDS encoding S8 family serine peptidase, whose amino-acid sequence MKAYSLMLLLPLLIQSVFAINTDPLFSYQWGLKNSGQLIDRKSDALNKIDIKGIEGADIQWPGLPKFKKEVIVAVIDQGIDLEHPDLVDNIWKKEGPCFEGGSEKACYGWDFLVDIKDPVDLDGHGTHVSGIIGASSNDIGMTGVGANFVKIMPLKVLSPELKGLLFNKKPYTAYIAKAINFAIDNGAKVINMSVGWPKVIHGQDIESALQRAKKENVAVVVASGNNNKKFPVYPCSHESVICVGAMDNQFKRASFSNYSQKVDLYAPGEGILSTYPTKVESRKFRKAGYEINNGSSQAAPFVAGAIAYLIHESDKDLALSEIKAILYRNTLQLEDASKFGLVQLKSMLEDRNDRPFIDLSLKAIDEIRVRPTGSFIIDIPLEVLVAGQSKGKVELVLKSGAVSLKESVVEFDTDKDGRVSFYGKVLDYQKDSHIDFSLQITYGQEKQRYSGEIVLVRDISRELKKNDVVLKSIPSTFIGHFSSTQKGSRLKRVFDTTKKIASEQYFYFDLNRLKELRPKNKTPLSVLRLSESNYETLELVIPRALEVYGIFVVDINRNGEGDYLVYYKDREEKKLVFSLFNSKGEPLFGERSHWKMDDIGLDLIKVKNREEQIQLMKITTEQFGTINVPAFAHLWGVPKKDNSDDFFFSLPNIPKTRLYYMNPIVDGNKVEMELRTLENFDFISNLDLSLDTEFDLISLRPQSSTDQSRGSVKALYLKKSYRSDELVEVTFCSKSESQIRTLSLDHFILQNNAVSYTKDVAYFSTLYKRNKVRVFNEQGESLVFQTDMWSDPIEAPFDFINGQALIESRYYVWNINESGSSYLPINRESSFPGTSFSETFDRYQSTEGAALVVNSSYFVGDRVYVMKMVDGKFIRPISQSVTIPSECAVMEVHEYEGKKYKSFMCKRGRYISISKLEL is encoded by the coding sequence ATGAAGGCCTATTCGCTAATGCTTTTACTTCCTCTGTTGATACAATCAGTGTTTGCAATTAATACTGATCCTCTTTTTTCCTATCAATGGGGTCTAAAAAACTCAGGACAATTGATTGATAGAAAATCAGATGCCCTTAATAAAATAGATATTAAAGGAATCGAAGGCGCTGATATTCAGTGGCCAGGTTTACCAAAATTTAAAAAAGAAGTTATCGTCGCTGTCATCGATCAGGGAATTGATTTAGAGCACCCTGACTTAGTCGATAATATTTGGAAAAAAGAAGGGCCTTGTTTTGAAGGAGGAAGCGAGAAGGCATGCTATGGTTGGGACTTTCTTGTGGATATTAAAGATCCTGTCGATTTAGACGGTCATGGTACTCATGTTAGTGGGATTATTGGAGCAAGCTCAAATGATATTGGTATGACTGGTGTGGGAGCAAACTTTGTTAAGATTATGCCGTTAAAAGTTCTCTCACCGGAACTAAAGGGACTCCTTTTTAATAAAAAACCATATACGGCCTATATTGCTAAGGCGATTAATTTTGCAATTGATAATGGAGCAAAAGTTATCAATATGAGTGTGGGCTGGCCAAAAGTTATTCATGGCCAAGATATTGAATCAGCTCTTCAAAGAGCGAAAAAAGAAAATGTTGCCGTTGTCGTTGCCAGTGGAAATAATAATAAAAAATTCCCTGTTTATCCTTGCTCACACGAAAGTGTTATTTGTGTTGGTGCAATGGACAATCAATTTAAAAGAGCAAGCTTTTCTAATTACTCTCAAAAAGTTGATCTATATGCTCCTGGCGAGGGAATTCTAAGTACGTACCCAACTAAAGTTGAATCGAGAAAGTTTAGAAAGGCCGGTTATGAAATTAATAACGGTTCATCTCAAGCGGCACCTTTTGTAGCAGGGGCCATTGCTTATCTCATTCACGAATCTGATAAGGACCTAGCTTTAAGTGAGATAAAGGCCATTTTGTATCGAAACACACTTCAACTTGAAGATGCTTCAAAGTTTGGACTCGTCCAATTGAAATCAATGTTAGAAGATCGTAACGATAGACCCTTCATTGATCTTTCTCTAAAGGCGATAGATGAGATTCGTGTACGTCCAACGGGAAGTTTCATCATTGATATTCCTCTAGAGGTTTTGGTCGCAGGACAATCGAAGGGGAAAGTTGAGTTAGTTTTAAAAAGTGGTGCAGTTTCTCTTAAAGAGAGTGTTGTGGAATTTGATACGGATAAAGATGGAAGAGTGAGCTTTTATGGTAAAGTTCTCGATTATCAAAAAGATTCTCATATCGATTTTTCTTTGCAGATAACTTATGGACAAGAGAAACAACGTTATTCAGGTGAGATTGTCCTTGTCCGTGATATCTCACGTGAACTCAAAAAGAATGATGTTGTTTTAAAAAGCATACCATCGACTTTTATTGGTCATTTCAGTAGCACTCAAAAAGGCTCACGCTTAAAAAGAGTTTTTGACACGACTAAAAAAATCGCTAGTGAGCAGTATTTTTACTTTGATCTCAATCGACTGAAAGAACTTAGACCAAAGAATAAGACGCCACTTTCTGTTTTAAGATTAAGTGAATCAAATTATGAAACACTCGAACTCGTTATCCCAAGAGCTCTTGAAGTCTACGGAATCTTTGTCGTCGATATTAATCGCAATGGTGAAGGGGATTATCTTGTTTATTATAAAGACAGAGAAGAGAAAAAACTCGTTTTTTCACTTTTTAATAGTAAAGGAGAACCTCTCTTTGGTGAGAGATCTCATTGGAAGATGGATGATATTGGTTTAGACCTCATTAAGGTAAAGAACAGAGAAGAGCAGATCCAGTTAATGAAAATTACCACAGAGCAATTCGGTACGATCAATGTTCCAGCATTTGCTCATTTATGGGGAGTTCCTAAAAAAGATAACTCTGATGACTTTTTCTTTTCACTGCCAAATATTCCAAAGACTAGGCTTTACTATATGAATCCTATTGTCGATGGGAATAAAGTCGAAATGGAACTTCGAACACTTGAAAATTTTGATTTTATTTCAAATCTTGATCTAAGTCTTGATACAGAGTTTGATCTTATCTCTTTAAGACCACAAAGTTCTACGGATCAATCAAGAGGAAGTGTTAAAGCTCTTTATTTAAAAAAATCTTATCGTAGTGATGAACTTGTTGAAGTGACTTTCTGTTCAAAGAGTGAATCTCAAATTAGAACTCTTTCTTTAGATCATTTTATTCTTCAAAATAATGCTGTTAGCTACACAAAAGATGTTGCTTATTTTTCAACTCTTTATAAAAGAAATAAGGTTCGTGTCTTCAATGAACAAGGGGAGTCTCTAGTTTTTCAAACAGATATGTGGAGTGATCCAATTGAAGCTCCATTCGATTTTATCAATGGCCAGGCACTTATTGAGAGTCGCTACTATGTTTGGAATATTAATGAATCTGGCAGCTCTTATCTTCCAATTAATAGAGAGTCATCATTTCCAGGGACAAGCTTTTCAGAAACTTTTGATCGCTATCAATCGACTGAAGGTGCGGCCCTTGTTGTTAACTCTTCATACTTTGTTGGTGATCGAGTTTATGTTATGAAAATGGTTGACGGAAAGTTCATTAGACCAATCTCTCAAAGTGTCACGATACCTAGTGAATGTGCTGTTATGGAAGTTCACGAGTATGAAGGCAAAAAGTATAAAAGCTTCATGTGTAAAAGAGGACGATATATTAGTATTTCTAAATTAGAGCTATAA
- a CDS encoding ParB/RepB/Spo0J family partition protein: MDMISIDQIKTDNKYLRVGVNVDKLKDSIEAVGLINPLIINKDNLLLAGGRRYTALKELGWTEVPVRQVDEGKLKEELISIDENLVRKNLEDLELEHSLCRGKQIYEELYPETKEEITLEDIKPKPPKKKLNEEELKEELDEAFGELKKKTFVQDIAHKTGLSETAIKKAILRDSAASDEVKTARMSGEIGASHVNELIKLEKETQEQILPYIREKSASVVKDMIKDINEMGVDKAIEKTINRAPVTKEYIALKNTAKRMNKMIKKIIKDDPSFDGEERADAFKEIEKLKTSFFNLEQSLYLESQQDDEYMDMGSQSEDTDEEFMPPQMAESSDFQPTI; encoded by the coding sequence ATGGATATGATTTCCATTGATCAAATCAAAACTGACAACAAATACTTAAGAGTTGGTGTCAATGTCGATAAGCTTAAAGACAGTATTGAAGCTGTTGGTCTTATTAACCCACTCATTATCAATAAAGATAACCTTCTGTTGGCCGGAGGGCGTCGTTACACGGCCCTAAAAGAGCTAGGATGGACTGAAGTTCCTGTTCGCCAAGTAGATGAAGGGAAGCTTAAAGAAGAGCTCATTTCAATTGATGAGAACCTAGTAAGAAAGAACCTTGAAGATCTTGAATTAGAGCACTCACTATGTCGCGGAAAGCAAATCTATGAAGAGCTTTACCCTGAAACAAAAGAAGAAATCACACTTGAAGATATTAAGCCGAAACCGCCAAAGAAAAAGCTCAACGAAGAAGAGTTAAAAGAAGAACTAGATGAGGCCTTTGGCGAGCTTAAGAAGAAAACATTCGTTCAAGATATCGCTCATAAAACAGGGCTATCTGAGACGGCCATTAAAAAAGCAATTCTTAGAGACTCAGCTGCTAGTGATGAAGTTAAAACGGCTAGAATGAGTGGTGAAATTGGTGCAAGCCACGTTAATGAACTCATTAAGCTAGAAAAAGAGACTCAAGAGCAAATCCTTCCTTATATTAGAGAAAAGAGCGCTTCAGTTGTTAAAGATATGATCAAAGACATCAATGAGATGGGTGTTGACAAGGCCATAGAGAAAACAATTAATAGAGCTCCTGTAACAAAAGAATATATTGCACTTAAAAATACTGCAAAGAGAATGAACAAGATGATTAAAAAGATCATCAAAGATGATCCAAGCTTTGATGGAGAAGAAAGAGCTGATGCTTTTAAAGAAATCGAAAAGCTTAAAACGTCTTTTTTCAATCTCGAGCAATCACTTTATCTAGAATCTCAACAAGATGATGAATACATGGATATGGGTTCACAATCAGAAGACACAGATGAAGAATTCATGCCACCGCAAATGGCGGAATCAAGTGATTTTCAACCGACAATCTAA
- a CDS encoding trypsin-like serine peptidase — translation MKKNFLLSSLLLLQLLGCGKNDQTNEELLQSDEGINKVQFHSSCIIWDRDDRLLVNDPSWRTKKESEINKNATAQMIFNGSLTKMDDELFFRPGLSLRIKEKYNLCEDEKFANAQSVGTCSGVLVTPNIILTAGHCMKYDDYTLEQNCRDFSWSFDNEEGISIKEENLYACKKVLYHHTDREKGIDMALVQLERPVLDRSPIRLEDDMSLVNPSTPIEMIGHPFGMQKTVTTDYGIYRSTVRKNTLYYYLDTLPGNSGSPIFNKKTNKLIAIHTQGAKNIFKKDEKNNCNRLRKCQYQNPEQGCHRSRGLSVQFIKESLSKYLNTCK, via the coding sequence GTGAAAAAGAATTTTCTTTTATCGAGCCTTCTACTTTTACAACTCCTTGGCTGTGGTAAGAATGACCAAACCAATGAGGAGCTTCTCCAAAGTGATGAGGGCATCAATAAAGTACAATTTCACAGTAGTTGCATCATCTGGGATCGAGATGATCGCTTGCTCGTTAACGACCCATCATGGAGAACTAAAAAAGAGAGTGAAATTAATAAAAATGCAACGGCCCAGATGATCTTCAATGGCTCGTTGACTAAAATGGATGATGAACTCTTTTTTAGGCCTGGCCTTTCATTAAGAATCAAAGAAAAATATAATTTATGCGAAGATGAGAAGTTTGCAAACGCTCAAAGTGTTGGAACGTGTAGCGGGGTTCTAGTTACTCCCAATATCATTCTAACGGCCGGTCATTGCATGAAATATGATGATTACACACTCGAGCAAAATTGCCGTGATTTCTCATGGTCATTTGATAATGAAGAAGGAATCTCCATTAAAGAGGAAAACCTCTATGCTTGTAAGAAGGTTCTCTATCATCACACTGACAGAGAAAAAGGCATAGACATGGCCCTCGTTCAATTAGAGCGTCCAGTTCTAGATAGAAGTCCAATTAGACTTGAAGACGATATGTCTCTTGTTAACCCATCGACTCCAATTGAGATGATTGGACACCCATTTGGGATGCAAAAAACGGTCACGACTGATTACGGAATCTATCGCTCCACTGTTAGGAAGAATACACTTTACTACTATCTTGATACTCTTCCGGGGAATTCTGGCTCACCAATATTTAATAAGAAAACAAACAAGCTCATTGCCATTCATACACAAGGGGCTAAAAACATTTTTAAGAAGGATGAAAAGAACAATTGTAACCGTCTTAGAAAGTGTCAGTACCAAAATCCTGAACAAGGCTGCCACCGTTCTCGAGGACTCAGTGTCCAGTTCATTAAAGAAAGCCTTTCTAAATACCTAAACACCTGTAAATAA
- a CDS encoding cytochrome c biogenesis protein, producing MKRLSSIIVLVALSFAFNAQADYTGDTYFCSNKTLGKLPVQQGGRVKPLKVHAKETIKHLTGKSSVDGLNSLTAYCLISLQGLGLKNTLDPKAPIEHVETRKLLGLSEDHKRESLSKLVSEFPRIRATWQKIKEESSYKKDLNKLLSRINLYAELRDGQNWLMPEITPEKDVNWIPLSSFLKEDKVIAAKSVSSTPFVHVLIEAKKEYIKAKDDNFLIEFTFSNLHLSYVSLLLSLLGLAALTLFKNFNVALGLSVITVLAQTALITFRVMISGRAPITNMYETVLFSGYGALVLSLIIGHYRKEKTFVYMGLAYNVCTLFMLNFADGMLSESISPLVPVLRDNFWLSTHVTTIILSYGALALSWILGNTVLIKKRFMGLSKEESKYYSDLIYTTLKYGTVLLAAGIILGGVWADYSWGRFWGWDPKETWSLIVLCLYMAILHGKYTNWIPERRFIPLTTASFMSVMMAWFGVNYILASGLHSYGFSEGGAIFLGTFFAIQTAVLIVTGIDFNSEKTA from the coding sequence ATGAAAAGACTAAGTTCAATCATCGTCCTTGTCGCACTAAGCTTTGCTTTTAATGCTCAAGCAGACTACACAGGTGATACTTATTTTTGTTCAAACAAAACACTTGGAAAACTTCCTGTACAACAGGGAGGACGAGTAAAACCACTAAAAGTCCATGCAAAAGAGACGATTAAACACCTAACGGGAAAATCAAGCGTCGATGGGCTTAATTCTCTTACAGCTTATTGCCTAATCTCTCTACAGGGTCTCGGACTTAAAAACACACTCGATCCCAAAGCTCCTATCGAGCACGTAGAAACGAGAAAACTTTTAGGTCTCTCTGAGGATCATAAAAGAGAGTCTCTCTCTAAGCTTGTTTCTGAGTTCCCTAGAATTCGTGCGACTTGGCAAAAAATCAAAGAAGAAAGTAGCTATAAAAAAGATCTTAACAAGCTTCTAAGTCGAATCAATCTTTACGCCGAACTTCGTGATGGACAAAATTGGTTGATGCCAGAAATCACACCTGAAAAAGATGTTAACTGGATTCCCCTTTCAAGCTTTCTAAAAGAAGATAAAGTTATTGCAGCAAAAAGTGTCTCTTCTACACCTTTTGTTCACGTTTTAATTGAAGCAAAGAAAGAATATATTAAAGCTAAAGACGATAACTTCTTAATCGAATTTACCTTCTCAAATTTACACCTCTCTTATGTTTCACTCTTACTTAGTCTACTAGGGCTTGCTGCCTTAACGCTATTTAAAAACTTCAATGTTGCTCTTGGACTAAGTGTTATTACAGTCCTTGCTCAAACAGCACTGATTACTTTTAGAGTTATGATTTCAGGAAGGGCCCCTATTACAAATATGTATGAGACCGTTCTCTTTTCTGGATACGGTGCTCTAGTTCTCTCATTGATCATCGGTCACTACAGAAAAGAGAAGACATTCGTTTACATGGGTCTTGCCTATAATGTTTGTACACTGTTTATGCTCAATTTTGCCGATGGAATGCTAAGTGAGAGTATCTCTCCCCTTGTTCCGGTACTAAGAGACAACTTTTGGCTATCGACACACGTTACAACAATTATTCTCTCTTATGGAGCACTCGCACTAAGCTGGATTCTAGGAAATACAGTTCTCATTAAAAAGAGATTTATGGGACTTTCTAAAGAAGAATCAAAGTATTACTCAGACTTAATTTATACGACTCTTAAGTATGGAACAGTATTACTTGCTGCAGGAATCATTCTCGGTGGTGTTTGGGCCGATTATTCTTGGGGGCGCTTTTGGGGTTGGGACCCGAAAGAGACTTGGTCGCTCATTGTCCTGTGTCTCTACATGGCCATTCTTCATGGAAAGTATACAAATTGGATTCCAGAGAGAAGGTTTATTCCTCTGACAACAGCTAGTTTCATGAGTGTCATGATGGCATGGTTTGGAGTTAACTATATTCTCGCATCGGGGCTTCACTCGTACGGATTCTCAGAAGGTGGAGCTATTTTCCTTGGAACTTTCTTTGCTATTCAAACGGCCGTTCTGATCGTGACAGGGATTGACTTTAATTCAGAAAAAACAGCATAA
- a CDS encoding cytochrome c biogenesis protein ResB yields MKFEKLYQKLERTFGSMKFAVVVIVLFTIGMIIGTFLESYYGTDFAGRVIYKSTPFMLLQFFMFLSIICAAFIRLPIKKRLYGFYVIHTGLVIIGCGSFITWYAGIDGTISLDPNSPARHVFLQEDVFKIHYQDEGKQVTYKLPYTAFATNINEQYKGITLKEYVPFADRKLSWEKEKNKYKSEIRHSSSYFLYNENVSQDFILSLHPEAQDFEATMSMGLMNIHYLPAPLAKCFPLESKSKLIVWDAKDRQCFTPEQKNIEIQKTDNDVRFFAFKNTAGRVISFFPDMSPWAFDEQIKPMKNAQYRVFSKKLFEDKAHLFLFGTKAAYFDKYLDTPGWVMQEFGSNKSIKLPWMDFTLELVKHDDELVPVYLPEKTLPIQKSNQMIKGDLRALKINVRGTDYWVTSERPLRLLIDGKDTLFTVQKETLRLPFELVLTKFKMDKDPGTNNPASYESFVSLFTKDGPVKSHIYMNNPLKYAGFTFYQASYSQNPETGQYSSTLSVNVDQGRFLKYLGSLLLVLGATWHYMITRRRVKLKNAKALFEAQQA; encoded by the coding sequence ATGAAGTTTGAAAAGCTCTATCAAAAGCTCGAAAGAACATTTGGAAGCATGAAGTTTGCTGTTGTTGTCATTGTTCTTTTCACTATTGGAATGATTATTGGTACATTTCTTGAAAGTTACTACGGTACTGACTTTGCTGGACGTGTTATTTATAAAAGCACACCATTTATGCTTCTTCAGTTCTTCATGTTTCTAAGTATTATATGTGCTGCTTTCATTCGTTTACCTATCAAGAAAAGACTCTACGGTTTTTATGTGATCCACACAGGACTTGTCATTATAGGCTGTGGTTCTTTTATCACTTGGTATGCTGGAATCGATGGAACAATTTCTCTAGATCCAAACTCACCTGCTCGCCATGTCTTTTTACAAGAAGACGTTTTTAAAATTCACTACCAAGACGAGGGAAAACAAGTCACTTATAAACTTCCCTACACGGCTTTTGCCACTAATATTAATGAGCAATACAAAGGAATCACACTAAAAGAATATGTTCCTTTTGCCGATAGAAAGCTCTCTTGGGAGAAAGAAAAGAATAAATACAAAAGTGAAATTCGCCACTCTTCAAGTTATTTTCTCTACAACGAAAATGTCTCTCAAGACTTCATTCTCTCTCTTCACCCAGAAGCTCAGGACTTCGAAGCGACGATGAGTATGGGTCTTATGAATATTCACTACCTACCAGCACCACTTGCAAAGTGTTTCCCTCTAGAATCAAAATCAAAGTTGATCGTGTGGGATGCTAAAGACAGACAGTGTTTTACACCTGAACAAAAAAATATTGAAATTCAAAAAACTGACAATGACGTTCGCTTTTTTGCTTTTAAAAACACGGCCGGAAGAGTGATTTCATTCTTTCCAGACATGTCGCCATGGGCCTTTGATGAGCAAATCAAGCCGATGAAAAATGCTCAGTATCGCGTCTTTTCTAAAAAACTCTTTGAAGATAAGGCCCACCTCTTTCTCTTTGGAACAAAGGCCGCTTACTTTGACAAATACTTAGATACTCCAGGCTGGGTAATGCAGGAATTTGGTTCGAATAAATCAATCAAGCTGCCTTGGATGGATTTTACATTGGAGCTTGTTAAGCACGATGATGAACTGGTTCCGGTTTATCTTCCTGAAAAAACTCTTCCTATTCAAAAAAGCAATCAGATGATCAAAGGAGATCTTCGCGCTCTTAAAATCAATGTAAGAGGAACAGACTACTGGGTTACAAGTGAGAGACCTCTTCGCCTTTTAATCGATGGCAAGGACACGTTATTTACTGTTCAAAAAGAAACTCTTCGCTTACCGTTTGAATTGGTTCTTACAAAATTTAAAATGGATAAGGACCCAGGGACAAATAATCCTGCCAGTTACGAATCCTTTGTTAGTCTCTTTACAAAAGATGGCCCAGTAAAAAGCCATATCTATATGAATAACCCACTTAAGTATGCTGGCTTCACATTTTATCAAGCCTCCTACTCTCAAAACCCAGAAACAGGTCAATACAGTTCAACACTTAGTGTGAATGTTGATCAAGGACGTTTCTTAAAGTACTTGGGTTCACTTCTTCTGGTCTTAGGGGCCACTTGGCATTACATGATCACAAGAAGAAGAGTTAAGTTGAAAAATGCAAAGGCGCTCTTTGAAGCGCAACAGGCCTAG
- a CDS encoding heparan-alpha-glucosaminide N-acetyltransferase: protein MTKTRPQQQTRSTLLDLWRSVAIFLMVFFHFFFDLDVFQYVQIDFERDLFWWFLPRIIVFLFLTAVGVSLAIVHHKGFQPSKFWPRFFQISGFAVAISAMTYFMFPRNWIYFGTLHCIAISSLAGLFFVNKPKLSLALGLILLVPSFFGYSFPWFIMEHKSMDYIPFFPWFGWVLMGIYAFHQNWHMKFSPNFSQHKVIRFMGAHSLAIYVLHQPIMYGAIYGFYLISKS from the coding sequence ATGACAAAAACAAGGCCTCAACAACAAACACGATCAACGCTCTTAGATTTATGGCGGTCCGTGGCCATTTTCCTCATGGTATTCTTTCACTTCTTCTTTGATCTCGATGTCTTTCAATATGTTCAAATAGATTTTGAAAGAGACCTATTTTGGTGGTTTCTTCCTAGAATCATTGTTTTTCTCTTTTTAACGGCCGTTGGAGTTTCCTTGGCCATTGTTCATCACAAGGGGTTTCAGCCTTCGAAGTTTTGGCCTAGATTCTTTCAAATCTCTGGTTTCGCTGTGGCCATTAGTGCTATGACTTATTTTATGTTTCCAAGAAACTGGATCTACTTTGGAACTCTCCACTGTATTGCCATAAGCTCACTTGCGGGCCTTTTCTTTGTCAATAAACCTAAGCTCTCGCTTGCGCTAGGACTTATTTTGCTCGTCCCTTCGTTTTTTGGATACTCGTTCCCTTGGTTTATCATGGAGCACAAGTCAATGGACTACATTCCCTTTTTCCCGTGGTTTGGTTGGGTACTTATGGGAATTTATGCCTTTCATCAAAATTGGCATATGAAGTTCTCTCCAAATTTTTCTCAACATAAAGTGATTCGCTTTATGGGGGCCCACTCCTTGGCTATTTACGTCCTGCATCAACCAATTATGTACGGGGCAATCTACGGATTTTATTTAATTTCTAAAAGCTAA